ataaaggTTCAACGTCGAGCAACTTCTAAACTTAATGTGAAAAACAACTCAGTACGCGAGTTCAGTAACAAGAACGTGAGAAAACGGATAAAGAAAATTCatattcaacacaaaaacatattccTTTGGTGGAGCCGGTAGTGCTGCAGCATAAATTAACGCTCTTTCCTCTGGATTTTGCAAACAATATGCGACATTAGACTCTCACGTGCTGCTGCTGGCAAAACGCCTGCAACAACCAAAAGGCCTCGAGTTTATGACAAGTACCCCAAAACTAATaacttgaattaaaatgttggtATTCATTCCTTTAAGCACcttttgtttcacacacacaccaaaaaataATGAGTgcaaaaaggagaaaacaatAGCAAAAGACATTTAGGATAAAAAGCTCCACACCACTATTCATAAAAGTGctcaaaataaagacaaacgGTGATTAACAGACAACCAGGagctgagggagaagagggagaacaCCACCGAGGGAAAAGCCACGCTGATTATTACGAGGATACATAATCAAATGCATTAATGGAAACCGTCCTGAGAGGAGCCCGTCACACATTCAGAAGCTTTTCACGAGGCTCCAAGGCTGTTTAGTTATTCAGAATGAGCCGAAAGCAAAGAACCCTCAGAGGCCTGGCTCATCCTCTGgtttaaagtataaaaatgaatttcaatAGATGAGTctaaggaagagaaagagaggtgaggagaagagagaaattaaagattaaaagcGGTTGTGCCTTCTCCACATGGCGTTTGTTCCAAGCCGGATGGGGGCGAGgcgtcagggggggggggggcctttgACCTTCTGAATCTCCTTTGGCTGACGAGGTCGCTGGACTACAGGCGAGCGACAGCGGCTTTCTGAGTCGGAAGTTTCCCTCCTGGACAAACAGATGGATTTGAGATGTTTTGTTAAAAGACCTTGTGGGAGGATCCTGAACTCTTTGTGTTCCTGTCGGTTTGTTCAGGCGCCAACACACAGCGGGTTCCTTACCTAGAGTGTCTTCCAGTGAGTTCACCATGACCTTGTTGACCTTGAGAGTTCCCGGCTCCGCTCTGAAGCAGAAACACTGAAGTCACTTTGAGAATCAAACGCTCTCTGTGGATCCACAGCTTAAGAATACTTGTTTGTTagaaactattttttttaaatcactcatTTAGCTTCTTAATATCTCAACAGCATTACTCCACATCAACCCGACCGGGGACAGAAGGATGAGTAAAACCAGCGCACCCTTTGATTTTCTGTACGGCTCCGAGTCTCATTAAAGCTGCCAGAGAGTTCTTCTGGAGGTCGGAGGACAACACCTCAGTGTATCTTAGTCTacctggagaacacacacacacacaaacatacacacagacacacacacaactgttttatCTAGTCGACAGCTGAGGTGGAAACACAGACCAGAGGCGATAAAACGTGAGAAACCTGAGAGAAGAAGCTTGAGGATGAACGTCCGGACGGCAGGAACGAACTGTTTCTCTGTAAGATCCTCTGTGGCCTCTTCACACAGGAACCTGCACaccacctgagacacacacacaatgacatacacacaaacagacacacacacacaccaatagaAACAGCTGTACAGTTAATGCTGAGTTGACAGCACCCTCTAGAGGACATCAGcagtcagcacacacacacaaaccttcactAGTGAGGGTTCTGATGTGAATACGTGCTGCACAAAACAAACTGCTGGATTTAAATTTAAGGTTTTTGGTTCATATTTAATCTGTAGACTCAAGCAAGTTAAATTCCATCTCCACTGGAGAGTCATCAACCCAGATAAACTGTTAAATAGAAGAAATAGTTTGTTCCTGTCAAGTCTAATGAGCTTCAGGATCGTATCACTGTGTaaaaccactgtgtgtgtctccctcacCTGGTATCCCTGCAGGAAGGGGTCCAGCATACTGGTGAGGAAGGCCAGTGTTCTGTGTCCTGTTTCAgtcaccaccacctcctgctgGGAAACCTGCAGAGCTCCAGTCTTCACCAGAAGGAAACAGGCGTCCTCGAAGTCCTGCAGGACAAACAGCAACTTATTGCACCGGCCACGATTAAGAGGATAAAGATGAATTCAGAGTATAGATGGAGTTCCTCACCTGCACTGTGGCTCCAGGACAGAGGATGAACTCGttggaaaacatgtttctgaGGAAGCTGAAGCTGTTGAAAACCTcctctgaaaaacacacaaagattcACATGTCACCAACATGTTCTGTGTCTTAAACATTTAACAACCTGCTGCCGGCACATGTCAGCAGGTGAACAGCAGCGTCAGTCTTACGCTTGTTGTTGGATGAGGCGGCATGGAGAGCCGAGGCGAGCAGCGCCGGTCGGAGGAAGATGTGCAGAGCCTGGTTCCTGTAGGAGGCGCAGGAGAGGACGGTGACTGCCTGGCTCAAGAGCTCCTCTTCTGGGGTAGCAGCTCTGGGAGGCTCCTTCGGATCTGATTGTTCTGCTGCAGGTAGGAGGTGGAAAACTGTTTTTATCTGTTCCTGCATTTTTGTTAGCAATGTAGGATTGTAAATATGCAacaagagaaaatataaaaaacacaagttaacaCAAACCTTGATCCAACGCCAGCTGAACTCTGCCCTCAGAGATTTTCACCAGACCTCGATGCAGGTAGAGACTAGAGGAGACGACTTCTGACGGAGGCACGTGGTCTGCACGGGAGAAGTGGATGAAgaagagataaagaaaaggaaacaggagCTTTAACTGGATCCAACACCACAGAAGAACGTCTTTTGTAAATCAGAACAGACTCAGTGTCGCTGAGAACACAAAGAATCTgtctaaaggggggggggggggggggggggggtcggactCATACTGTACCAGGCCAGTGCAGGAAGGCTCCATACTGTCGTGAAAGATCCCTGAGCCACACGGCGTGTTCAGTCAGCTCGTCCAGTGGGGTCACCTGGTTCTGATGGTGGCTCTGGAGCAGCAGGGAGGCCAGAAGGACCCAGGGCATCAGGACCATATTCTCCTCCTGAGCCCGAACCAGCCTGTAGGCTGAGTCGTTCACCAGGTTAGAGATCTCCTCACTGGGCCTCCTGGGGATGTGTCTGAAAGTGGACAGGTCACAGTCAAGAGCATGATTCAGGATTTACATCTGCGTCTGTCAGAATCTTGTTGTCTAGTGTCCGACTGTCGGACCTTGGCAGGAGGTTGAACTGGCTGCGGTCGATTTTGCCCTGGGACAAACTCCTGACCGACACGGGTTCACCAAAGTACACGTGGATACTGCCGTAGTCTTCACTGAGGACCTTCCTGGCTTTAATCAGACCCTACAGAGCACAGAGAGGGAATCGGTGTGAAATATAACTTCTGATGTCTGCAGGTTTACTGTTAACGAACGCAAATGTGTAAGGGACTCACTGAAGTGGACTCTTTAGGTTTGGGAACACCCAGCAGTTCTCTGGCATAGAGCGACTCCTCTAGGATCCTCTCATAGCTGATGCTGACAGGGACCAAGTTCAGGTCAAACACTTCCCCCTTAAAGAACGGATCCATCACTATATTCAACAGAcctggaggaagacgaggattCAAATCACAgtcaaaaaacacaactgaattTGACTCTACTAACAACAAATTTACCTCAAAGGGTTTTACAATCTTAGGAATACAAGCTTTAATATATTTACAACTCTCCATCTTCATATCCTTGATGTAAACTGTATGTTTTAATAAGAACCTATAAGAAATTGTatataataacaaaacaaagagtAAATGAGAGCTCACTGTTGCTTGTTTGTTCCTTACCTAACTTTGGAGTCAAAGATTTGCTCGTTCGACTTCTGGTCCCTTCCAGGAAAAACTCAACGGGAGCGAATCCATTCTGGAGACAAGAACCTCGTTAAGaccataatgaatgaaattaaaGACGTTTATTAAAACTTCTCCATAATCAGAGATAAGGTGAAATGGCAAAACTGTGTGAGAAAaactgtgtgtagctgtgtaaTAATCACAGAAGAGTACCTTCAAAAAAACGTTCTCACTCCACCTGAACCACAGCACAATGTTTTCCACTGTTTAAGAAGATTAAAATCCTGCAGGAGAAACGGTTTCCTCACCTTAACTATCGTCTTGACATATTCTGAGAAGATGGCCCAGTACAGCTTGTCAGCACCGAAGGATCGTCGGATGAAGAAGGCTCCGGACATCCGCAGCATCTCCCCGACAAACTTCATTCCCATGAAATCTGCAGGGGAAAAGTCCTGTTTAATCCATGTGCAAATAGTTGTGGTGTTGGATTGAATCAACTCATGTTCTTTGTGTTTACCCATTCCAGCAGCAATGACAGGTAGAGCCACGTCATAGGTGTACATGATGTATGACATCAGCAGGAAGTCCATGTAGCTCCGGTGGCTGGGCAGCAGGACGACCGGGTGCTCCTGAATGGCCTGTTGGAGCTGAAGACAATTCACACACAGGTTGTGCGTCAGTCAACCTTAGCAATGTGTGTGACGTCTCTCTGACACGTGGTCGTTGTGTATctcggttgtgtgtgtgtgtgtgtgtgcgcgctcacCCTCTGGATCCCCTCCTCGTTGACACAGATGCTCCTGAACAGGGTTTTGAAGACTTTGCAGAGTGTGAAGGCGAAGAAGCGAACGGTGCTGAGCTGCAGGTTGTGAGCCATCTCCTCCAAGATGGCCGACGCCTCCTCCTGGATGTCAACAGCAGCTCGGCCCGTCTCCTGGCAAAcctttacaaaacaaaatataaatataacactGTAATAATGGAATAATATAGGTTTAAAGCTTTTTGACTATACATTTGTCGGAGGCCTATTTCTCCAACCGGCTCGTTCATAATATAACACTATGAAACCTAGAGAGGAAAACTTTAAAGATTGTCTAGTGTGTATTGGCAATATTCTGAAAGCTTTTTTGAAATTAATGTATatttatctccaccaaggaggttgtgttttctttgcagcagttttttaattgtgtgtctgtttgtttaagtCCAATGAGCGGCCTGAACACCGGAGTCAAATTCCAAGTATGTGAACTTAATAAAGCTGATTCTGAGATAACCTGCCATGTTTACGGTGTAAAATCACAACCAAGTGTCAGTCGGGTCACAACCAGAAACACAAaccctgtgccccccccccctgtgtgttACCTGGCTCATGACAAAGCGCAGCTGGTCGGACCGCAGCACCATGTTCTTCAGCGAGGAGGCcgtgcagggagagagagcttTGTACAGAACTGGGCTATAGCACCTGAAAGCGTATCTCAGGTCACTGGaggtcctcctctcctccagaagGTCCTCGAACTCGTCCCTCTTCTTCAGCATGGggtctctgagctgcagaggaggacacacaacacagagtcaGACACATGCATGAActcacaacaaccacaacccaCTTTAATACACTAGTACCTGCAGAGAATAACCATGCAAAGCAGATCAAACAGTAACTGGAGGTGTTTACATGTCCTTCACTTTAGTTTTACACTTTACATCTGATCAAATAACGTGTTtctgatgaatcattgaatcaCAGATATATTAACACGTGACCTCTGAGTTTGTCAACGTGTTGTTACACCCGTGTCCACCTGtcaatcagctgtttgaaggaAATGTCAAATGCAAAGTGTGGAACCAGCCACAGCCCCAGTTAGCTTGGAGTTAGCTTAGCCACCTGCAGCAAAGGCAAACATACCGAATAACCAGATGTGGACGCCATGTTTTATCCCACTTTATCAGCACATTGACGTCGTGTCCGGTGAAGTGGTCCGGACTCGAACGTGTGAACAGTTCCGActtctttaaaacaaaacacttcaggcGTGCTCCGTAGCATTTCCGCACGTACGGTGGGCGGGGAGGTCCAACCCGGAAGTGGAGCCCCATGTGCCTGCCCCGGTTTGTTGTCACGTTTAACTGTGAACGTGTGATCGGCTCCTGTCGTCGTGTCGTCGTGAAACCGGGGATTTTACACgtggtttaaaatgaactcCAAGTCAAACGGGGAAAAGGACGAAGATCAATTGTTTCTCGAACAGTTGTTGGACAAATTCTATGAGTTTGGTGAGTGGGACGCGAGTTAGCGACGTGGCTAACGGGAGCTAACGGAGCTGATGAACTATGAATCATGTGTTAGCTTAATTAAAACAGCTGGATTTAGCTTTACCTCAAGTTAGCACGTAACAAATATTAGCTGGTTCTATTTCCCTCAATGTGAAACAACTGGTGCAATAACTCTACTTACACATGTGCAATAACTATAAGTACACATGTGCAATAACTATAATAACATGTGTTGATTTCTTAGATTTGTGTATTCAATTATGTCTAAATGCAGAGATCAATACTGACATCTGACACCGCTGCTTGCAGATGATGGACCTGCATCAAAAAAGAAgctcaagaagaagaagaaacgaaACCggcctgaggaagaggaggaggaggaggaagatcagCTCACTGCAGTGAAGGATGTTTGCGTTGACACTAAAGATGAGCAAGCAACAAATACTGTCgctgaacaacaacagcagcaacaacaaccgCAGACAGGTGAGAAGCTGCGgaaatttattttaatattctcCTCTTTTGATTTCAAGGATCATCCCACGAGTTCTCAGATGAATTAATATCTC
This genomic window from Platichthys flesus chromosome 18, fPlaFle2.1, whole genome shotgun sequence contains:
- the gnpat gene encoding dihydroxyacetone phosphate acyltransferase; translated protein: MASTSGYSLRDPMLKKRDEFEDLLEERRTSSDLRYAFRCYSPVLYKALSPCTASSLKNMVLRSDQLRFVMSQVCQETGRAAVDIQEEASAILEEMAHNLQLSTVRFFAFTLCKVFKTLFRSICVNEEGIQRLQQAIQEHPVVLLPSHRSYMDFLLMSYIMYTYDVALPVIAAGMDFMGMKFVGEMLRMSGAFFIRRSFGADKLYWAIFSEYVKTIVKNGFAPVEFFLEGTRSRTSKSLTPKLGLLNIVMDPFFKGEVFDLNLVPVSISYERILEESLYARELLGVPKPKESTSGLIKARKVLSEDYGSIHVYFGEPVSVRSLSQGKIDRSQFNLLPRHIPRRPSEEISNLVNDSAYRLVRAQEENMVLMPWVLLASLLLQSHHQNQVTPLDELTEHAVWLRDLSRQYGAFLHWPDHVPPSEVVSSSLYLHRGLVKISEGRVQLALDQAEQSDPKEPPRAATPEEELLSQAVTVLSCASYRNQALHIFLRPALLASALHAASSNNKQEVFNSFSFLRNMFSNEFILCPGATVQDFEDACFLLVKTGALQVSQQEVVVTETGHRTLAFLTSMLDPFLQGYQVVCRFLCEEATEDLTEKQFVPAVRTFILKLLLSGRLRYTEVLSSDLQKNSLAALMRLGAVQKIKGAEPGTLKVNKVMVNSLEDTLGGKLPTQKAAVARL